ATGAACGAAAAGCAGTGTTTTTGAGCCTTCTCCTTCATCCACGTACGCTACCTGAGTGTCTTGATCTACCTTGACATAATTTACCGGATAGCGATATTCAGTGATCACATCACTCACTATATTTGGCGCTTGAGAGAATGTTTTGCTTCCAGTCATGGCTGTTGTCATCAATATAAGTAATGCTATGTTTAATCTCATGATTTATCCCTTCAGCTTTTTTCGATCGATTTTACCGCTATCATTTTTTGGCATCTCCTCCAGCCATACGATATGCTTAGGTATTTTGAATTTGGCCATATGCTTAGCACAATGTGTAGTTATCAAATCCTTGTCTGGCAACCTTCCATTGGCGGCCGTGAGATAAGCTTTTCCTACTTCTCCCCATTGTGTATCTGCAACACCCACAACTGCTGCCTCGTCTATTTCAGGCATTTGTCTGAGCACCCGTTCCACCTCTGCAGGATATACATTTTCACCTCCTGAGATAAACATACACTTGATTCTGTCTACAATATAGAGGAACCCTTCGTTATCCATTTTTGCCAAGTCGCCCGTACGAAACCATCCGTCTTGGATGGCTTCTTTCGTGGCTTTCTCATTTCGCCAGTATCCTGGCGTAACCAAGGGCCCCGACAGACACAATTCGCCAATTTCGCCGGGTTTCACATCTTCTCCATCCGCTGATTTCAATCTGATTTCTGTATAAAAATTAGGCAGCCCTATCGAGCCTATTTTTCGTTCTGCATGATCCTGGTGTAATGAAGTCAGGTTTGGCCCTACTTCCGTCAATCCATAACCTTGTCTTATTTTCACGCCTTTACTGTGCCAGGTGTTTATCACGCTTAATGGCAATGCCTCACCGCCCACGATGAAGTATCTCATATTGCTCAAATCAGCCTTTTCAAATTGCTCAGATTCGGCCATCATTTTGAGCATAGTAGGCACTCCCATGAATAACTGACTTTTCTCTTCTTCGAGTAATTGCAGCAGTAGATCAGGGTCAAATTTTCTCATAATTCCTACCGAAGCACCACGATGTAAAAGTGGCGTCAAAAGTACATTCCAGCCACCTGTATGAAAAGCCGGCATACATGATATCGTATGGTCTGATGATGTGAGCTCTAGACTCTGGGCGGTATTTACACTATTCCAAAAGAGCATCTTATGAGAATAAATGGCTCCCTTGGGGTACCCAGTGGTACCTGAGGTATACAAGATAAACAAGGGGTGATTTTCATCAATGTCTAAAGCTTCGAACGGTGTCTCTGCAGCTGATGCTAATTCTTGAACCAGCTCCTCCATCCAGATGAGTTTCGTATCTGCCGATTTGGGTATTAGTTGGTCGAATTTCTTTTCTGCAATCAGGTAGGAAGGGTTCGAATCTGCGATAAGATATTCTATTTCTCTGGCAGACAGTCTATAGTTGACCGGTACCAGCGTAATGCCGGTTTTTTGAGCCATAGAGAACAAAGCCACATATGCAATACTATGTTCGGCAATAACTAGAATTCTGTCATTTACTTCACAGCCTGTATTTAAAAACCTACTCGATAAATAATTCGCCTGGCTATTGAGCCGTTTATAGGTAATACTTTGATTGGTTTCATATTCAGTAACAGCCACCTTATCTGGCGAATAAACAGCCCACTTCGATATCCAATCTTTCCTATACATTTTCATTTCTTTGCTTTGTAAAAAAATGCAGCGCAAAACCTACCACTAAAGAAGTTAAAATGGCCATTGTACTGGCTATGCCCGGATTGTTTACAGACTCTTTCATATACGGCAAGAAGCGACCATAATACACAGCAAAGTGAACCACCAACGCAGTGATAGACGCAGAAAACACAGTCTGCAATCGTACATTCTTGATAAACATACCAAAAAGCACAGGAACAAAGGCTGCTGAAAAATAAGCGTAAACACCGTTTTGAGCAAATATGCCAACACTCAAATTAGGCGATAGCAACTGCTGGTAAGACAATACAAAACTGACAACGGCCAAGAAAATAACCATGAGCTTGTTTACTAAAATTTCTTGCCGATCTCGTTGATCTGCTTTGTAAAAACGTTTTCCAAATAGTGGATTGAAAAGATCGCCTGTAAGCGAAGAACTCAGCGACTGAATGAGACCTTCTAACGTAGACAATCCAGCCGATATCAATCCCAGAATCACCAATATCCCTACATATACAGGAAAGCGACTAACTACATAGGTAGATACAATACTATCCATCGGAATTGCTGCACCATTGACTGTGAGATCCGGAAAATACAATCGAGCAAACAGGCCTACAAAAACCACCTGAAAGAATACCACCAACACCAATATCCCCACAAGCAAATAGCGATTGACATCCTTTTCATTTTTTAGCAGAAGCGATTTGGTAATGACATGAGGCTGACACACTATCGCAATACCAATCACGGTTTGGCAAAATATTATCTCAAAAAAGTCTCTAAAGAAGAGACTGTCAGGATCTGTCCAGCTCGCGTAATTTGGCCCTATGGATTTCAATTGATTCATAAATCCAGAAACCCCATTTTCGAAATATGATGTACCAGAAGAAAGGAGAATAACGGCCACCACAAACATTAAAACTGCTTGAATAGAATTGGTATAAACCATGGAGTTGGCTCCCCCAAACATCATGTATCCAAAAACAAAAATGATGACACTAGCCAGTACCATTACCGGATCGGCGTTCAAAGAGTTGGATAACACCTGCGTGAGTCCCACACAAATCAAAACGATAAACGTGATCAAGAGCAAGGAAACAAAAGCAAAAAACAAGGCATACGCCTTGCTGTTGTACATCTTGCCCATCCACTGGGCCATGGTGAGCGCCTTCACATTCGCACCATACTTTCTAAACCCTTTGGTCATGAAAATTAATGAGCCAAAAATGGCTAGTGGCATAACGATGCCAAAAGACAAAACACCGCTCAAACCATATAATGCAATAAAACCAGGATTGATGATGAATGTAGCGGCACTGGTCATGGAGGCAGCCAAAGCCAAGCCTACGGCTGTCGGCGAAAAAGTGATGTTGCCCACAGCATAGTCCGACATGCTCTTAATCCTGAGCGCTCCGCGGACAACAAACAAAAGTATAGCGACCATATAAATAATGATCACTATCCAGGTCGCAGTTATCTGCTCAGGGGAAGCGAGGTTATTCATTGCTTAATCTTTAAACCTAAAATTAGTACTGTACAGCTGCCGCAGCAAATGCCAGGCCTCCACCTGAGCCGATAAACATCAGCAAATCACCCTTTTTCAATTTCTTGTTTTTATAGGCATCTTCCAACGCCATTGGAATACAAGCTGATCCTGTGTATCCATATTGATCCATCACCATATGTGCCTTTTCTCTGCATACGCCCAGGTTGTCCATGGTTTCATTAATAGAATTAAAATTCAATTGAGTGATGAAGAAATGGTCAAAATCGTCTGGCTCCTTGCCCAACCTCTTGCAAATATCTAGTGCCATTTCAGTCCACATTTTCGGGTTCAATTCTTTAGGGAACCTATGCACAAATTTCAATTGATGATCATGATTTGCCAGCACTTCTGCTGTAGTTGGCTGATGAGTGGCTCCGCCATAAATCCCCATCCATCCGTTGTACTCTCCTTTGGTTTGCAGATCGCTAGTCAGCCATCCAGCATCCCCTTGCTGAGCAGACATAACCACAGCACCTGCCCCATCCGCAAACAGGGTGACAGTTTTCTTGTCTTTTTGATTTAGATACTTGCTCATCGCATATCCACCAATTACCAAAATATGCTTATAGCGATCATCTGCGCTGATGTACTTTGCAGCTACATCCATGGCCGTAACAAAACCAGCACATGCTGTATTCAAATCAAAAGTTCCTGCATTTTTTAAACCCATTCGATCTTGAATAACTGAGGCAGTTGAAGGTGAAATGAACTCCGGCGTATCAGTCGAAATCACCAAAAGATCAATCTGATCTGGTTCTATTCCAGCATCCGCCAACGCTTTCTTAGCTGCTACTTCACAAAGGTCTGCTACTGACTCCTTTTCGTTGCACCAATATCTCTTGGTGATATTCACATTTTCTCTTAGCCAAGCATCTACATCTTCTCCAAGGGTTTCGTTGAAATAGCTGTTTGGAATTTCTCTGGCAGGTACATGCGCACCAATTCCTGTTATTTGTGCTCTGTTCATACTTGTTAGGTTATAGGGTTACAGCGCCGTCTACACTCAATACAGAGCCACTGATAAATGAGGCCTCGTCAGAAGCTAAAAAGGCATAGGCATTGGCAATATCATCCGGTTCGCCTAGTCGACCAAGTGGGGTCTTGGACACCATCATTTCTATCACTTTTTCAGGCATCGCCTTCACCATATCCGTCGCTATAAAACCTGGTGCTACAGCATTGACGGTAATGGAATGTTTGCCCAATTCTTTGGCCAATGTCTTGGTCATCCCTATCACGCCTGACTTGGTAGCGGCATAGTTTGTTTGTCCGAAATTTCCGTAAAGACCTACAACAGAAGAGGTATTGATAATTCGACCGAAATTATTCTCCATCATATTTGGCGTGGCAGCCTTAATGCAATTGAACACGCCTGTGAGATTGACAGAAATGACTTGCTCCCATTGCTCGATACTCATCTTTTTGATCGTGGCATCTCGCGTGATCCCTGCATTATTGATCAAGATATCAATTCTTCCTAGCTGATGGATAACTTCGTCAGCGGCCTGTATAGTGGCTTGATGATCCGCCGTATCGACTTTTTGAAAAATGGCTTGGATGCTTCGATCTGATAATTCATGCGCCAGTTGATTACCGGCTTCTTCATTGATATCCCATATGGCAATTTTAGCACCTTCATCTGCTAACTTCAATACTGCTGCCTTGCCTATTCCTGCGGATCCTCCCGTGACGATCGCCACGCGATCTTTAAGTTTATTCATATGTCTTATTCGCCTAGTTTTACTCTGTTTTTTTGTGAAGCAAGAAAAGTTGAAAACATTTCCTTGTTCATTCATGCTTCGTAAAAATATACTTAGACCCTAGACTTTTAGGACAAAAAAGATCAATTCAAGGCTTGACTATTGAATGATTTAAAAGAACATAAAATTATAACTAATTCATTTTAAGTACTTTAACACAAATAAATAGAGGTTTGACTTTTACAAAATCAAACCTCTACAAATAGGTTAACTATATCTGTACCTCATTTTACTCAGCAGCAACACTAGCAATCCATCGGTCAATCTTGGCTTCCAAAACCACCAACGGCAAACTACCAGATCCCAAGACCTGATTATGAAATACTTTGATATCGAATTGATCACCCAAGGCTTTTTCTGCTCTGGTTCTCAGCTCCCTGATTTTCAACTGCCCTATTTTATATGACAGTGCTTGTCCAGGTCCAACCATATACCTTTCAATTTCTGAAATGATAGAAGCTTCAGAAGCTGCTTCATTAGCCATGGAGTATTCAATGGCTTGCTCTCTGCTCCAGCCTTTGGCATGCATCCCAGCGTCCACTACCAGACGAATGGCACGGTGGATCTCCATGCTCAACATACCAAAGTACTGATAAGGATCGGTGTACAAACCAAGTTCCTTACCCAGTGATTCCGTGTATAGGGCCCATCCTTCTACATACACGCCCATACCTTCGGTGTGCAGGAATCCTGGCAGACTTTCATTCTCCTGCTGGAGCGACAACTGATAGTGGTGACCCGGTATAGCTTCATGTAAAAACAGAGCTTCATCGGAATACTTGTTGTATTTGGTCACGTCTGGAATAGGCACATAAAAGATGCCCGGCCGAGAACCATCTTTAGATCCTGCATTGTACTCCGCACTAGCCGAAGCCTCTCTGAATGCTTGTGTTCTTCTCACTTCAAATGGTGACTTAGGAGTCAAATCAAAAAGCTTATTGAGATTAGGCTTCATGCGCTCATGAATAGCATTGAAGTTGTCGATCACCTGCTGTGGATCTGTAAATGGCATTTGTTCTTTGCTGGTACGCACATGATCAAAGAAAGCTTTCAAGTCTCCCTCGAATCCGATTTCTTCTTTCACCATTTCCATTTCCGCACGGATTCTGGCTACTTCACTTTTCCCCAATTCGAAGATCTCATCAGGCGTCATATTAGTAGTGGTATGATATTTCACTAAATACTGATAGGTTTCCTGTCCGTTCGGCAATGCGCCGATACCTGCCGTCTCTGTGCCTGCCTGAAAGTATTCTTCATTCAAAAAAGTATCAAGTGATTGATAAGCAGGGATCAATTCGTTCGTCAATAAACTCTGAAAATCAGATTCAATTCTTGCTCGATCCTCCATAGGGATACTATCAGACATATTCTTCACTGCGGCATAGAATACATGGTCTTC
The sequence above is drawn from the Reichenbachiella sp. genome and encodes:
- a CDS encoding class I adenylate-forming enzyme family protein, with amino-acid sequence MYRKDWISKWAVYSPDKVAVTEYETNQSITYKRLNSQANYLSSRFLNTGCEVNDRILVIAEHSIAYVALFSMAQKTGITLVPVNYRLSAREIEYLIADSNPSYLIAEKKFDQLIPKSADTKLIWMEELVQELASAAETPFEALDIDENHPLFILYTSGTTGYPKGAIYSHKMLFWNSVNTAQSLELTSSDHTISCMPAFHTGGWNVLLTPLLHRGASVGIMRKFDPDLLLQLLEEEKSQLFMGVPTMLKMMAESEQFEKADLSNMRYFIVGGEALPLSVINTWHSKGVKIRQGYGLTEVGPNLTSLHQDHAERKIGSIGLPNFYTEIRLKSADGEDVKPGEIGELCLSGPLVTPGYWRNEKATKEAIQDGWFRTGDLAKMDNEGFLYIVDRIKCMFISGGENVYPAEVERVLRQMPEIDEAAVVGVADTQWGEVGKAYLTAANGRLPDKDLITTHCAKHMAKFKIPKHIVWLEEMPKNDSGKIDRKKLKG
- a CDS encoding sodium:solute symporter family transporter, with the translated sequence MNNLASPEQITATWIVIIIYMVAILLFVVRGALRIKSMSDYAVGNITFSPTAVGLALAASMTSAATFIINPGFIALYGLSGVLSFGIVMPLAIFGSLIFMTKGFRKYGANVKALTMAQWMGKMYNSKAYALFFAFVSLLLITFIVLICVGLTQVLSNSLNADPVMVLASVIIFVFGYMMFGGANSMVYTNSIQAVLMFVVAVILLSSGTSYFENGVSGFMNQLKSIGPNYASWTDPDSLFFRDFFEIIFCQTVIGIAIVCQPHVITKSLLLKNEKDVNRYLLVGILVLVVFFQVVFVGLFARLYFPDLTVNGAAIPMDSIVSTYVVSRFPVYVGILVILGLISAGLSTLEGLIQSLSSSLTGDLFNPLFGKRFYKADQRDRQEILVNKLMVIFLAVVSFVLSYQQLLSPNLSVGIFAQNGVYAYFSAAFVPVLFGMFIKNVRLQTVFSASITALVVHFAVYYGRFLPYMKESVNNPGIASTMAILTSLVVGFALHFFTKQRNENV
- a CDS encoding ketoacyl-ACP synthase III, translating into MNRAQITGIGAHVPAREIPNSYFNETLGEDVDAWLRENVNITKRYWCNEKESVADLCEVAAKKALADAGIEPDQIDLLVISTDTPEFISPSTASVIQDRMGLKNAGTFDLNTACAGFVTAMDVAAKYISADDRYKHILVIGGYAMSKYLNQKDKKTVTLFADGAGAVVMSAQQGDAGWLTSDLQTKGEYNGWMGIYGGATHQPTTAEVLANHDHQLKFVHRFPKELNPKMWTEMALDICKRLGKEPDDFDHFFITQLNFNSINETMDNLGVCREKAHMVMDQYGYTGSACIPMALEDAYKNKKLKKGDLLMFIGSGGGLAFAAAAVQY
- the fabG gene encoding 3-oxoacyl-ACP reductase FabG gives rise to the protein MNKLKDRVAIVTGGSAGIGKAAVLKLADEGAKIAIWDINEEAGNQLAHELSDRSIQAIFQKVDTADHQATIQAADEVIHQLGRIDILINNAGITRDATIKKMSIEQWEQVISVNLTGVFNCIKAATPNMMENNFGRIINTSSVVGLYGNFGQTNYAATKSGVIGMTKTLAKELGKHSITVNAVAPGFIATDMVKAMPEKVIEMMVSKTPLGRLGEPDDIANAYAFLASDEASFISGSVLSVDGAVTL
- a CDS encoding DUF885 domain-containing protein; this translates as MKVFKYLVLICSALGFLFLTACQTNESTSTTEPELVSVDSLFDAYHQFKLRINPIEATNAGLEGYNDKLVNYIDAEVQADMVASYSAFLQAISDIDPNTLSEADQMSIQVMEWDCKLKKEGLENTMVSVASPLFDLPNINYLPINQIFSFHLYFTTFADVGGAQPFDTVEDYDNWYKRVKAFIPWLQTAQANMREGMVQGVVLPKAIIKKVIGQMDQFTNPIIEDHVFYAAVKNMSDSIPMEDRARIESDFQSLLTNELIPAYQSLDTFLNEEYFQAGTETAGIGALPNGQETYQYLVKYHTTTNMTPDEIFELGKSEVARIRAEMEMVKEEIGFEGDLKAFFDHVRTSKEQMPFTDPQQVIDNFNAIHERMKPNLNKLFDLTPKSPFEVRRTQAFREASASAEYNAGSKDGSRPGIFYVPIPDVTKYNKYSDEALFLHEAIPGHHYQLSLQQENESLPGFLHTEGMGVYVEGWALYTESLGKELGLYTDPYQYFGMLSMEIHRAIRLVVDAGMHAKGWSREQAIEYSMANEAASEASIISEIERYMVGPGQALSYKIGQLKIRELRTRAEKALGDQFDIKVFHNQVLGSGSLPLVVLEAKIDRWIASVAAE